The DNA region AGCCTGCACCTCCACAAGCTTCATGGCACCCCGATCAATGTTGAAGCCAGCCATGGGAAGAATCAGGGCTCCGTTAAACTGCATGTGGCCAATGTCGAAAAGGGGGCTGACGACGAGCTCCGCGCTCTGTTTGAGGAGTACGGTTCTGTCACGGAGTGCGCCGTCGTTAAGAATTTTGCATTCGTGCACATGTCTAATTCTGAGGAGGCCATGGATGCCATCAAGGGAATGGACAACACCGAGTTTCAAGGTAAGAGTCGGCCAATCGTACCGTAAATGTTCATGTGGGATTCTTGTTTTAAATCTAATTGTTTtgatctttgttttctttctgcaaatgttttttttttttttaaatttagggAAACGCATCCATGTCCAGATTTCGAAGAGCCGCCCCAGACAGGACGAGCGTGAGGACTACCCACCTCCTCCCCCAGAAAGGGGTGGCTATTGGCCACCTCGCTACCCAGGGGATAGGCCCGAGCCCCCTCCACCTGGCTACATGAGAGGCCGCCTTATTCCCATGCCCCCAGGGTACCCCGCCCCTCCGCTGCCGCCTCCTCCCCCTAGACGAGCCCTTTATCCTGAGCGCCCGTTTAATGGTGACAGGGAGCGATATGGCGTCGTAGATTACTATGAGAAGTACAGAGCTCGTCCGTATGGCATGCCCGCTTACGAGGAGCAGCGTCCTGGCgcgcctcctcccccccctcccccgtcagCCGTCGTCCGAGACCGTCCTATGACCACGTCGCTTAACCCATATGAGCGTCGGCCAATCCCGCCCCCTCCGGCCGCGTACTATGCAAGAGATCGCAGCCCCCTCAGGAGAGGGCCGAACGCACCGATACCCCCCGCCAGTAACGGCTACTCCTACGAGCGCTCTCGTCTTTCTCCAGTTTCCCGTGTCCCACCTTACGGAGATCCACGCGCCAGGGACCCCTACACAGAACGGctgcctccgccgccgcctgcACGCTACCCTTATTAAGCCAAGGTGAGGATAGGCCTGCGCTCGTCTGGTATCGCGTCTCGAAACTTGCCATCCGTCCCTCCTAACGGCCGAGGCAGCTTGTCATCTGGACGCTGTACGAAAtactataaaaaaacaaacaaaatcgcTTTGTTTTGTAACGCACGTCTGTGCACTAACACGGATTCCAGCTGCTCTCTGTTAAACGGGCGGCGTAGTCCGACGAGAACCGGCTTTGCGGTTTGGGATCCACGCAGCGGAACTCGAGACGCGGAACTCGTTGTAGACTATGGAGAAGGATCGGCGTGCTTTTATGGCCAGTTTCAGACGGATCATTTGTGTCATTTGCTCTTTTTCCAGGATCGTCGTTCTACTGCGTCTGCGCTCGCCGCCCCCTGATGCACGTGACGCTATCCTCTTCCCGTCTGGCTGAGCGCGTTACGTTCCCCTGCGATGCTCGGCGAAGGACGTGAATTGCCgacgtcctcgtctgttttgttttcattactTTGGAACAGTTTTTACACTCGGACATTTTCCGTGAATGTTTTAGTTTGTAACTGTGCTGTACCATTTTTCATGCTCTACGTCTGAATTTAGgcgcattttttattttattttttttacttttacgtTTGACTCCTTTAGTATTCTGATATTGTGTGTAACCAATAGAAAGCTGCGTTTTCTAGGCGATACTTGTGACTGTGGCGTCAACTGAATTTAATCTAGCGAAATAAATCTAAACTGCACGTTGATTCCATCAGTTTAACTTCCATCGATTACCAAAACCACCAAGTGGCGCTGCTGTGAAAATATAATCTGTCAAAGCACATAGGATTATGAAAAATGTCGTAAACGACTGTCGGCAGGACAGTTACCGCAAACCGCTCTTGTACCGTTGAaacttgttttaaataaatatttgttcagTAATGTTCACAGATGTGATTAAAAATCATTCTCAGCGCAAATACGCATCCTTCAAACCGCTTGCGAGAAAAATAACCGAACATCTCCCGATCTCCGTT from Brachionichthys hirsutus isolate HB-005 chromosome 23, CSIRO-AGI_Bhir_v1, whole genome shotgun sequence includes:
- the rbm4.3 gene encoding RNA-binding protein 4.3; its protein translation is MVKIFVGNLPREADQEEIKALFTEHGTVTECAIIKNYAFIHMADRKDATKAIKSLHLHKLHGTPINVEASHGKNQGSVKLHVANVEKGADDELRALFEEYGSVTECAVVKNFAFVHMSNSEEAMDAIKGMDNTEFQGKRIHVQISKSRPRQDEREDYPPPPPERGGYWPPRYPGDRPEPPPPGYMRGRLIPMPPGYPAPPLPPPPPRRALYPERPFNGDRERYGVVDYYEKYRARPYGMPAYEEQRPGAPPPPPPPSAVVRDRPMTTSLNPYERRPIPPPPAAYYARDRSPLRRGPNAPIPPASNGYSYERSRLSPVSRVPPYGDPRARDPYTERLPPPPPARYPY